One segment of Paenibacillus sp. FSL R7-0337 DNA contains the following:
- a CDS encoding biotin--[acetyl-CoA-carboxylase] ligase: MNSGHAQRSGVLKREAFVPGWSKGIQRLDTVGSTQEEAKKLAEGGASEGTTVMAEAQTGGRGRMGRKWHSPHGKGIWMSLVLRPDLPLAVTPQLTLLAGVAVCTAIREVTGVPAGIKWPNDLLAGGRKICGILLESSLREGGLHYCIAGIGIAANLTGEDYPEELRGIGTSLLIEGGGIPVDRTRLAEAVLAELEYLYHVYLEQGFQPVKELWESMSVTLGRQVSLNTPQGRTEATAVGLNDNGGLLLRNESGEVVSVLSGEIEMI; the protein is encoded by the coding sequence ATGAATAGCGGTCATGCGCAGCGTTCCGGCGTGTTGAAGCGGGAGGCGTTCGTTCCCGGCTGGTCCAAGGGAATTCAGCGGCTGGATACAGTCGGTTCGACACAGGAGGAAGCCAAAAAACTTGCCGAGGGCGGCGCCTCGGAAGGAACAACAGTCATGGCCGAAGCGCAGACCGGCGGGCGCGGGCGGATGGGCCGCAAATGGCATTCCCCTCACGGCAAAGGAATCTGGATGAGCCTGGTGCTGCGTCCGGATCTGCCGCTGGCCGTGACTCCGCAGCTGACGCTGCTGGCCGGAGTGGCTGTCTGCACAGCGATCCGTGAGGTTACCGGGGTGCCTGCCGGCATCAAGTGGCCGAATGACCTGCTGGCCGGCGGCCGCAAAATCTGCGGAATTCTGCTGGAATCCTCACTTCGGGAAGGCGGGCTGCATTACTGTATCGCCGGTATCGGCATCGCTGCCAATCTGACCGGAGAAGATTACCCGGAGGAGCTGCGCGGGATTGGTACATCGCTGCTGATCGAAGGCGGTGGCATTCCTGTAGACCGCACGAGGCTTGCGGAAGCTGTGCTTGCGGAACTCGAATATTTATATCATGTCTATCTGGAGCAAGGCTTCCAGCCCGTGAAGGAGCTGTGGGAGTCGATGTCGGTAACACTGGGCCGTCAGGTAAGCTTGAACACTCCCCAGGGCCGCACCGAGGCCACTGCTGTCGGACTGAACGACAACGGCGGGCTGCTGCTGCGTAACGAATCCGGTGAGGTAGTGAGCGTACTGTCCGGCGAAATTGAAATGATTTAG
- a CDS encoding CCA tRNA nucleotidyltransferase: MEWRMAPPGMAEAAGTVVAGLAAGGHEAYFVGGCLRDELLGRPVHDIDITTSALPEEVMALFPRCVPTGLAHGTITVLQEGYSLEVTTYRTESGYADHRRPEHVVFVRDVREDLRRRDFTINAICCGLDGRQIDPFGGERDLKLRVIRCVGEAEERFEEDALRMLRCVRFASVLDFAIAKNTWRGLLRQRDKLAHIAVERVRAEVERILEGPHPQRGLGLLLRSGLLPRGKAPFPWTGRDLAAAAACLAGLGNLESARLRWALLLHALGSSAASADELLRAWTFPGATRTGVVAVLRVREAWDAALSSARPEASGAGELLRRRWIAAVLGHGQSAAEGWLTLLEAAGAGAAPAVGAGARSPATAAIARGTSADVHDFLADAPATSDDVPATVEPSTSDDVPATVEPSTAEDVPVAYAAAPATSAAVPEAPTMASSIPPVTTSLLRSWTAEIKVRTLAELAVSGHEVTAALEKRPGPWLGVLLHQLLLAVAAGDLANDTQLLLQAAQRMDSDE; this comes from the coding sequence ATGGAATGGAGAATGGCACCACCCGGCATGGCTGAAGCCGCCGGGACTGTTGTTGCAGGCCTAGCGGCAGGCGGCCATGAAGCTTATTTCGTCGGCGGCTGCCTGCGCGATGAGCTGCTGGGGCGTCCGGTGCATGATATAGACATCACTACCTCCGCACTGCCGGAGGAGGTGATGGCCCTGTTTCCGCGCTGTGTTCCTACCGGACTGGCGCATGGCACGATCACTGTGCTGCAGGAGGGCTACAGCTTAGAGGTTACGACCTACCGGACGGAGAGCGGCTATGCCGATCACCGCCGTCCGGAGCATGTTGTATTCGTCAGGGATGTGCGGGAAGATCTCCGCCGCCGTGACTTCACGATCAACGCTATCTGCTGCGGTCTCGACGGCAGGCAGATTGACCCTTTCGGGGGGGAGCGTGATCTCAAGCTCCGCGTGATCCGTTGTGTAGGCGAAGCGGAGGAACGCTTCGAGGAGGATGCGCTGCGGATGCTGCGCTGCGTACGTTTTGCTTCTGTGCTGGATTTCGCGATCGCGAAGAATACCTGGCGCGGTCTGCTGCGCCAGCGTGACAAGCTGGCGCATATTGCTGTGGAGCGGGTGCGCGCCGAGGTGGAGCGCATCTTGGAAGGCCCGCACCCGCAGCGCGGGCTGGGGCTCCTGCTGCGCAGCGGCCTGCTGCCGCGCGGCAAAGCGCCGTTCCCTTGGACCGGCCGTGACCTGGCGGCTGCCGCCGCCTGCCTTGCCGGTCTCGGGAACCTGGAGAGCGCCCGCCTGCGCTGGGCGCTCCTGCTGCATGCCCTGGGATCATCGGCGGCTTCCGCCGATGAGCTCCTGCGGGCATGGACGTTCCCGGGGGCGACGCGCACTGGCGTCGTCGCCGTGCTCCGCGTCCGCGAAGCTTGGGACGCGGCGTTGTCCTCGGCGCGGCCGGAGGCTTCCGGCGCCGGGGAGTTGCTGCGGCGGCGGTGGATCGCCGCCGTGCTGGGCCATGGCCAGTCAGCCGCCGAAGGGTGGCTGACGCTGCTTGAGGCGGCGGGGGCTGGCGCCGCGCCCGCTGTTGGCGCAGGGGCGCGCAGCCCGGCCACAGCCGCAATTGCGCGAGGCACGTCGGCAGATGTCCATGACTTTCTCGCTGACGCACCCGCCACGTCGGATGACGTCCCTGCCACAGTCGAACCCTCCACGTCGGATGACGTCCCTGCCACAGTCGAACCCTCCACGGCGGAGGATGTGCCTGTTGCATACGCTGCCGCACCTGCCACATCGGCAGCCGTCCCTGAAGCGCCTACAATGGCAAGCTCCATCCCCCCTGTCACCACCAGCCTCCTGCGGTCCTGGACCGCAGAGATAAAGGTCCGCACGCTCGCTGAGCTGGCGGTGAGCGGCCATGAGGTGACAGCGGCGCTGGAGAAGCGTCCCGGCCCTTGGCTGGGCGTATTGCTGCACCAGCTTCTTCTGGCTGTCGCGGCAGGCGACCTTGCTAATGACACCCAATTACTGCTGCAAGCAGCGCAAAGGATGGATAGCGATGAATAG
- the bshA gene encoding N-acetyl-alpha-D-glucosaminyl L-malate synthase BshA translates to MERLKIGITCYPSLGGSGVVATELGKLLAEKGHEVHFITHSIPFRLGTFQKNIFYHEVEVNDYYVFRYPPYDLALATKMAQVAKMQNLDLFHVHYAVPHAVCAYLAKQILGNDIKVVTTLHGTDITVLGQDESLKDLIRLGINESDAVTAVSRDLIKETRKALDITREIDLTYNFVDKRVYYPRDVTDLRGDFAAPDEKILMHISNFRPVKRVSDVVDVFAKVNRQVPSKLLLVGEGPDLPKIQAKISEMGLDDHVRFLGKQDEIAQVISLADLLLLPSEKESFGLVALEAMACGVPTIGSQAGGIPELIQHGKTGFLAPVGDTESMAEYAVRLLSDEAMAESFRRACLERSCNDFSRDMITNQYEDIYYRVLGRKVSGLDPILG, encoded by the coding sequence ATGGAGCGGCTAAAGATAGGCATCACTTGTTATCCTTCTCTTGGCGGCTCGGGTGTGGTGGCAACTGAACTGGGCAAGCTATTGGCTGAAAAAGGCCATGAGGTTCACTTTATTACCCACAGCATCCCGTTTCGGCTGGGAACATTTCAGAAAAACATCTTTTACCATGAGGTAGAGGTTAACGATTATTATGTTTTCCGCTATCCGCCATACGATCTGGCGCTGGCAACCAAGATGGCGCAGGTAGCCAAAATGCAGAATCTGGATCTGTTTCATGTCCATTATGCGGTCCCGCATGCGGTATGTGCTTATCTGGCCAAGCAGATCCTTGGCAATGATATCAAAGTGGTTACCACGCTGCACGGCACGGATATTACAGTGCTGGGCCAGGATGAATCCCTGAAGGATCTGATCCGGCTGGGCATTAACGAGAGTGATGCGGTAACCGCAGTCTCCCGTGATCTGATCAAGGAGACCCGCAAGGCGCTTGATATCACGCGTGAAATTGATCTGACTTATAATTTCGTGGATAAGCGTGTCTATTATCCCCGGGATGTAACGGATCTGCGCGGCGACTTCGCAGCCCCGGATGAGAAGATTCTTATGCATATCAGCAATTTCCGCCCGGTCAAGCGGGTAAGTGATGTGGTGGATGTGTTCGCCAAGGTGAACCGGCAGGTGCCTTCCAAGCTGCTGCTGGTTGGCGAAGGCCCTGACCTGCCTAAGATTCAAGCCAAGATCAGCGAGATGGGTCTCGACGATCATGTCCGCTTCCTGGGTAAGCAGGATGAGATTGCCCAGGTGATCTCCCTGGCGGACCTGCTTCTGCTGCCTTCTGAGAAGGAGAGCTTCGGGCTGGTCGCTCTGGAAGCGATGGCTTGCGGCGTTCCGACCATTGGCTCGCAGGCCGGGGGAATTCCGGAGCTGATTCAGCATGGCAAGACCGGATTCCTTGCACCGGTCGGCGATACGGAATCGATGGCAGAATATGCCGTCCGGCTTCTCTCGGATGAGGCGATGGCTGAGAGCTTCCGGCGCGCCTGCCTGGAGCGGTCCTGCAATGATTTCAGCAGAGATATGATCACCAATCAATATGAAGATATTTATTACCGTGTGCTCGGGCGCAAGGTATCCGGATTAGACCCGATCCTGGGGTAA
- the bshB1 gene encoding bacillithiol biosynthesis deacetylase BshB1, which yields MKLDILVFGAHADDAEIGMAGTIAKHTASGFKVGMCDLTRAEMSSNGTVELREQEAQQAAVVLGAAVRTNLGLPDRGLYMTEGHLAAVTAEIRRYAPSIVFAPYWEDRHPDHIACSKLVEEAVFNAKLRKYMPDKPAIPEPELYFYFINDLGRTDLIVDVTAQYPLKEQALSCYRSQFGLAPGEDAVATPLTEGYIERVRSRDMLLGQRRLIPYAEGFAGKVPYTVDLFSAARG from the coding sequence ATGAAGCTTGACATCCTGGTATTCGGTGCGCATGCGGATGATGCCGAGATCGGCATGGCAGGTACGATTGCCAAGCATACTGCCTCCGGCTTCAAGGTGGGAATGTGCGATCTGACCCGGGCAGAGATGTCTTCGAACGGAACGGTGGAGCTTCGGGAACAGGAGGCACAGCAGGCTGCCGTAGTGCTGGGCGCGGCGGTGCGAACGAATCTGGGGCTGCCTGACCGTGGCCTGTATATGACAGAGGGCCATTTGGCGGCTGTAACAGCGGAAATCCGCCGTTATGCTCCGTCCATCGTATTTGCTCCTTACTGGGAAGACCGCCATCCCGATCATATTGCCTGCAGTAAGCTGGTGGAGGAAGCGGTTTTTAATGCCAAGCTGCGCAAATATATGCCGGACAAGCCTGCCATTCCGGAGCCTGAGTTATATTTCTACTTCATTAATGATCTCGGGCGGACGGATCTGATTGTCGATGTGACTGCGCAGTATCCGCTGAAGGAGCAGGCATTGTCCTGCTACCGTTCCCAGTTCGGACTCGCTCCGGGTGAAGATGCCGTTGCAACGCCATTGACGGAAGGGTATATCGAGCGCGTCCGTTCAAGAGATATGCTGCTCGGCCAGCGCAGGCTCATTCCTTATGCCGAAGGGTTCGCTGGTAAGGTTCCGTATACTGTAGATCTGTTCAGCGCTGCACGCGGATAA
- the mgsA gene encoding methylglyoxal synthase — protein sequence MLKIAFIAHDRKKDEIVNFVTAYEHVFEGHKLFSTGTTGQRIMEVTKLSIHRYMSGPLGGDQQIGSMVATDELDLIIFLRDPLMAQPHEPDITALLRLCDVYGIPVATNIATAEILVKAIDRGDFGWRELVHKYKPGVDES from the coding sequence ATGTTGAAAATTGCTTTTATCGCACATGACCGCAAAAAAGATGAAATAGTTAATTTCGTAACCGCTTATGAGCATGTCTTCGAAGGGCATAAATTATTCTCCACCGGAACTACGGGCCAGCGCATCATGGAAGTGACCAAGCTCTCCATTCACCGGTACATGTCCGGGCCGCTTGGCGGCGACCAGCAGATCGGCTCGATGGTCGCTACGGATGAGCTGGATTTGATTATTTTCCTGCGGGATCCGCTGATGGCCCAGCCGCATGAACCGGATATTACGGCGCTGCTCCGGCTGTGTGATGTGTACGGGATTCCAGTTGCCACGAATATTGCTACAGCAGAAATCCTGGTGAAGGCTATTGACCGGGGAGATTTCGGCTGGCGTGAGCTGGTACATAAATATAAGCCGGGTGTGGACGAGTCATGA
- the dapB gene encoding 4-hydroxy-tetrahydrodipicolinate reductase encodes MSDKIRIVVSGAGGRMGKEVVKLVLQDDELELAAAVDRSAHGRDAGRLVGLEDCGVLVTSDLETALADTEADVMVDFTIPQSAYSNTALAVKYGVRPVIGTTGFTPEQIAGLDKQCQEQGIGGLIAPNFSIGAILLMKFAAQAAKYFPHLEIIEYHGDQKLDAPSGTAIKTAEMISEARQELRQGHPEEEEIIEGSRGGYYNGFRIHSVRLPGVFAQEEVVFGGFGQSLKIRHDSYERAGYMPGVKLGIQKVMGYTGMIYGFEHFIE; translated from the coding sequence TTGAGTGACAAGATCAGGATTGTTGTTTCCGGAGCCGGAGGCAGAATGGGCAAAGAGGTTGTGAAGCTGGTATTGCAGGATGATGAACTCGAGCTGGCAGCAGCGGTTGACCGCTCTGCACATGGCAGAGATGCGGGACGGCTGGTTGGCCTTGAGGATTGCGGTGTACTTGTGACTTCGGATCTGGAGACTGCGCTTGCAGATACAGAGGCTGATGTGATGGTGGATTTTACCATTCCACAGTCGGCATATAGCAATACTGCACTGGCGGTCAAGTACGGCGTCCGTCCGGTTATCGGTACCACCGGCTTCACGCCGGAGCAGATCGCCGGGCTGGACAAGCAATGCCAGGAGCAGGGAATCGGCGGATTAATTGCACCTAACTTCTCCATCGGTGCGATCCTGCTGATGAAATTCGCTGCCCAGGCCGCCAAGTATTTCCCTCATCTCGAAATTATCGAATATCACGGAGACCAGAAGCTGGATGCTCCTTCAGGAACAGCGATTAAGACGGCAGAGATGATCTCTGAGGCGCGGCAGGAGCTCCGCCAGGGACATCCGGAGGAAGAAGAGATTATTGAAGGCTCGCGCGGCGGGTATTATAACGGCTTCCGTATTCACAGTGTGCGTCTTCCGGGTGTTTTTGCCCAGGAGGAGGTTGTGTTTGGCGGGTTCGGACAGTCGCTGAAGATCCGTCATGACTCCTATGAGCGTGCGGGTTATATGCCTGGAGTCAAGCTTGGGATTCAAAAGGTGATGGGCTATACCGGCATGATTTATGGTTTTGAGCATTTTATAGAATAG
- a CDS encoding tetratricopeptide repeat protein — MDHNDYVKAAYRSILRSDFAEAIILFEAAIAASPDDAEVRYRCSITYARSGMLDKALEHAIAARRLDGTKPDYQLHLQHLQALKLVQEAKRLLEDEAADSVNPYHPITLLKEAVSLDPLYGDAYVWLAIAHSRMNEHLQAIAVLKEVMSLHPDDSGLRLLMKDLQKSLQHYIQ; from the coding sequence ATGGATCATAATGATTATGTAAAAGCGGCCTACCGCTCGATACTGCGCAGTGACTTTGCTGAGGCCATCATCTTGTTCGAGGCGGCCATTGCTGCTAGTCCTGATGATGCAGAAGTCAGATACCGCTGCTCTATTACCTATGCCCGCAGCGGCATGCTGGATAAAGCACTTGAACATGCTATAGCCGCACGCAGGCTGGATGGGACCAAACCGGACTATCAGCTGCATCTTCAGCATCTGCAGGCCCTTAAGCTTGTACAGGAAGCGAAGCGGCTGCTGGAGGATGAAGCAGCGGACAGTGTGAATCCGTACCATCCGATTACACTGCTGAAGGAAGCTGTATCGCTTGACCCTCTCTACGGGGATGCTTATGTATGGCTGGCGATTGCACACAGCCGGATGAATGAACATCTGCAGGCGATTGCAGTATTGAAAGAAGTCATGTCGCTGCACCCGGATGACAGCGGACTGCGTCTGCTGATGAAGGATCTGCAGAAATCGCTGCAACACTATATACAATAA
- a CDS encoding nucleotide pyrophosphohydrolase, whose product MDKSLGDIQREVDAYISQFKEGYFSPLSMLARMSEEVGELAREVNHQFGEKPKKADEADNSIELELGDILFITVCFANSLGIDLTEAHNKVMHKFNTRDAGRWTPKNTD is encoded by the coding sequence ATGGATAAAAGTCTTGGTGACATTCAGCGTGAGGTGGATGCCTATATCTCACAGTTTAAAGAAGGCTACTTCAGTCCGCTGTCGATGCTGGCCCGGATGTCCGAGGAAGTCGGAGAGCTGGCGCGCGAAGTGAACCATCAATTCGGCGAGAAGCCGAAAAAAGCGGATGAAGCTGATAATTCGATTGAGCTGGAGCTGGGCGACATTCTCTTCATTACCGTTTGCTTCGCCAATTCACTCGGTATAGATTTAACTGAGGCACATAATAAGGTTATGCATAAATTCAATACGCGTGATGCCGGGCGCTGGACACCCAAAAACACCGATTAG
- a CDS encoding YitT family protein yields MSSTVKISTVSKTVAPIMLGTAIYAFGLLYFIIPNQLMEGGVTGITILLNYAFNIPIFLTTLLLNLPLFLLGWRVLGANQIVYTGLGIGALSFFLWLFERMIKAGWIVTFSTEHDFILASLYAGVTLGLGLGIVFRFGGTTGGVDIVARILGRKFGWSMGQIILAVDIIIIGASLLYIPREKILYTLVAVFIASRVIDFIQEGAYAAKAFTIISDEAPQIAELITAELERGVTLIPAIGAYSKQAKHMVYCVVSRQEIRRLSLLVKSVDPKAFVIISDVHDVHGEGFRET; encoded by the coding sequence ATGAGTTCAACCGTTAAAATCAGCACAGTCAGCAAAACAGTGGCCCCCATCATGCTGGGCACGGCCATCTACGCATTCGGACTACTGTATTTCATTATTCCCAACCAGCTGATGGAGGGCGGAGTTACCGGGATTACCATCCTGCTCAATTACGCCTTTAACATCCCGATCTTCTTAACCACACTGCTGCTGAACCTCCCGCTCTTTCTGCTCGGCTGGAGGGTGCTCGGGGCGAATCAGATCGTCTATACGGGACTAGGCATCGGCGCCCTGTCTTTTTTCCTCTGGTTATTTGAGCGGATGATCAAGGCAGGGTGGATTGTGACGTTCAGTACCGAGCATGATTTTATTCTTGCTTCATTATATGCAGGGGTTACCCTGGGTCTGGGTCTGGGGATTGTCTTCCGCTTCGGGGGCACCACCGGGGGTGTAGATATTGTTGCACGGATACTCGGACGCAAGTTCGGCTGGAGTATGGGTCAGATTATTCTGGCCGTAGATATCATCATTATCGGGGCTTCCCTGCTCTACATTCCCCGCGAAAAAATACTATACACTCTCGTGGCAGTCTTCATCGCCTCACGCGTAATTGATTTCATTCAGGAGGGGGCCTACGCCGCCAAAGCCTTCACCATTATCAGCGACGAGGCTCCGCAGATTGCCGAGCTGATCACCGCAGAGCTGGAACGCGGCGTGACGCTTATCCCGGCAATCGGCGCCTATTCTAAGCAGGCCAAGCACATGGTCTACTGTGTGGTCTCCAGACAGGAGATCCGCCGGCTCAGCCTGCTGGTGAAGTCGGTGGACCCTAAAGCCTTCGTTATAATCAGTGACGTTCATGATGTTCATGGCGAAGGCTTCCGGGAGACCTGA
- a CDS encoding sporulation protein YpjB: MPRRKVFIMSGILLCWLLAGISGGRVQAEAGDAAADQGSTAYIEAAASVPSDPAALTARSGAQRLEQSAEALYGYVLEGDVLKARQEAEEISQIFISSSFEGMTSVEGVNALSSVILDMKSALAAAQPSPERWEAAAAKLRLAANSLNHPRQPMWLQYYKLVREDLNDMEQSAAANDMKRWTAALARLQSRYANIRPAVIISRPAEAVNAFDSWLSYAGGVAGSEQPVERARLLEIVSYGQDAARVMFGKERNEPVLSLPLAPQQYGGWALLAGAFIFTVLVYTAYRKYRGQKRDLKTV; encoded by the coding sequence ATGCCGCGCAGAAAAGTATTCATAATGTCAGGAATCCTGCTGTGCTGGTTGCTCGCCGGTATTAGCGGAGGCCGCGTTCAGGCTGAAGCAGGGGATGCCGCTGCAGACCAGGGAAGTACAGCTTACATAGAAGCAGCCGCAAGTGTACCCAGTGATCCCGCTGCGCTTACGGCCAGAAGCGGAGCGCAGCGGCTGGAGCAGTCGGCGGAAGCTCTGTACGGCTATGTGCTTGAAGGCGATGTGCTGAAGGCCCGCCAGGAAGCAGAGGAGATTTCACAGATCTTCATCTCTTCGTCCTTTGAAGGGATGACCTCAGTAGAGGGGGTCAATGCTCTATCATCCGTGATCCTGGATATGAAGTCGGCACTGGCTGCGGCCCAGCCGTCCCCGGAGAGATGGGAAGCGGCTGCGGCGAAGCTGCGGCTTGCCGCTAACAGCCTGAATCATCCCCGCCAGCCCATGTGGCTGCAGTATTATAAGCTGGTCCGTGAGGATCTGAACGATATGGAGCAAAGCGCCGCCGCGAATGACATGAAGCGCTGGACAGCGGCGCTGGCAAGACTTCAGAGCCGGTATGCGAATATCCGGCCTGCGGTCATCATCTCCCGGCCTGCTGAAGCGGTGAACGCCTTTGATTCCTGGCTGTCTTACGCAGGAGGGGTGGCAGGTTCGGAGCAGCCAGTGGAACGGGCCCGCCTGCTCGAGATTGTATCCTATGGGCAGGATGCAGCAAGAGTAATGTTCGGCAAGGAGCGGAACGAGCCGGTTCTGTCGCTGCCGCTGGCTCCGCAGCAATACGGGGGCTGGGCTCTGCTGGCAGGCGCGTTCATCTTTACGGTGCTGGTGTATACGGCTTATCGTAAGTACCGCGGCCAAAAGCGGGATTTGAAGACCGTGTAG
- a CDS encoding DUF1405 domain-containing protein: MPGHWFEKLFRDRRIIWLLFIVNLLGTVYGYMWYGNQLTFTAQTEPLWLLPFVPDSPTASLFFTAALLLLLYPPRGLTGTLVRELIEALAVLTSVKYGIWAVSIIVAGGYQGDSITWKDWMLMISHTGMAVEALIYARFFTFRRMLPVALAWTFANDIVDYSQGVYPWLPSVLDDDLIVVQYSTMGLTLFSTAAAWLFCGRTRRPALPHRTAVKR; the protein is encoded by the coding sequence ATGCCGGGTCATTGGTTTGAGAAGTTATTTAGGGACCGAAGAATAATATGGCTGCTGTTTATCGTGAATCTGCTGGGGACGGTCTACGGATATATGTGGTATGGCAATCAGCTCACGTTCACAGCGCAGACTGAACCGCTCTGGCTGCTGCCGTTCGTTCCCGACAGCCCTACGGCTAGTCTGTTCTTCACAGCTGCACTGCTGCTGTTGCTCTATCCGCCAAGAGGGCTTACAGGAACGCTGGTGCGTGAGCTGATTGAAGCGTTGGCTGTGTTAACATCGGTGAAGTACGGGATATGGGCGGTCAGTATCATTGTGGCCGGTGGTTATCAGGGGGATTCCATCACCTGGAAGGACTGGATGCTGATGATCTCCCATACCGGAATGGCTGTGGAAGCCCTGATCTATGCCCGGTTCTTCACCTTCCGGAGGATGCTGCCAGTGGCGCTTGCGTGGACGTTCGCTAATGATATAGTGGATTATTCACAAGGCGTGTATCCATGGCTGCCCTCAGTGCTTGATGATGATCTTATCGTTGTTCAGTACTCCACCATGGGGCTTACGCTGTTCAGTACGGCCGCTGCCTGGCTGTTCTGCGGCCGGACAAGGCGTCCGGCACTTCCGCACAGAACTGCCGTGAAGCGCTGA
- a CDS encoding menaquinol-cytochrome c reductase cytochrome b/c subunit, whose amino-acid sequence MAHGDDSKEKVVFVGDSRVRRGNGFITPPDYTAYPGKSEAFIPNFLLKEWMVGVVVLVGILVLTISEPAPLGFPANPAASVIPIPDWYFLFLYQYLKLPYASGDYIVLGTLGVTGVAFGALLLAPFLDTGPERRFYRRPIASSLMFLSLAAIVYLTNTAWTEYKHEMAETGQIPEDVQREEKAAENKAAGLPTTSAVKPKAIDIVDKDDPAMELYKKATCISCHAAELKGANGPSLRGVGDKHDQAAILAIIKEGKGQMPPMVETAMGAGLTEQDIDELAGWLAKQKSGQ is encoded by the coding sequence ATGGCACACGGAGACGACTCCAAAGAGAAGGTGGTATTCGTCGGGGATTCCCGGGTCCGCAGAGGAAACGGATTCATTACCCCGCCGGATTATACGGCGTATCCGGGCAAATCGGAAGCCTTTATCCCTAACTTTCTGCTCAAGGAATGGATGGTTGGCGTAGTGGTGCTAGTGGGAATTCTGGTTCTGACCATCTCGGAGCCGGCTCCGCTCGGGTTCCCTGCCAATCCGGCAGCATCGGTTATTCCGATTCCCGACTGGTATTTCCTGTTCCTCTATCAGTATTTGAAGCTTCCTTATGCTTCAGGTGATTATATCGTGCTCGGAACGCTGGGCGTGACAGGCGTGGCCTTCGGGGCCCTGCTATTGGCTCCTTTCCTGGATACCGGCCCGGAGCGGCGGTTCTACCGCAGACCGATTGCATCCTCGCTGATGTTCCTGTCCCTCGCTGCAATCGTCTATTTGACCAACACAGCCTGGACAGAATACAAGCATGAGATGGCTGAAACCGGTCAGATTCCAGAGGATGTTCAGCGCGAAGAGAAGGCCGCCGAGAACAAGGCCGCGGGCTTGCCAACCACAAGTGCCGTCAAACCGAAAGCTATTGACATTGTGGACAAGGATGATCCGGCCATGGAGCTCTATAAGAAGGCTACCTGCATCTCCTGTCATGCGGCAGAGCTAAAGGGAGCGAATGGTCCCTCACTTCGCGGTGTAGGCGATAAGCATGATCAGGCGGCGATCCTTGCTATTATAAAAGAAGGTAAGGGCCAGATGCCGCCAATGGTTGAGACAGCTATGGGGGCAGGACTGACCGAGCAGGATATCGATGAGCTGGCCGGCTGGCTTGCCAAACAAAAAAGCGGACAGTAA
- a CDS encoding cytochrome b6, which yields MFKNVYNWIDERLDITPIWRDVADHEVPEHVNPAHHFSAFVYCFGGLTFFITVIQILSGMFLTMYYVPDIINAYASVEYLQTKVAFGKIVRGMHHWGASLVIVMMFLHTMRVFFTGSYKAPREMNWVVGMLIFFVMLGLGLTGYLLPWDNKAYFATKVTLEIANSVPFMGPVLKELMQGGNIAGAETLTRFFALHVFFLPAVLLILLVGHFIMIRRQGISGPL from the coding sequence GTGTTCAAAAACGTATATAACTGGATTGACGAACGTCTGGATATTACACCGATCTGGAGAGATGTTGCCGACCACGAGGTCCCCGAGCATGTCAATCCCGCACACCACTTTTCAGCCTTTGTCTACTGCTTCGGCGGACTAACGTTCTTCATCACTGTAATACAGATACTCTCTGGAATGTTTCTGACCATGTATTATGTCCCGGATATCATTAATGCCTACGCCAGTGTGGAATATCTGCAGACCAAGGTCGCCTTCGGTAAAATCGTCCGCGGCATGCACCACTGGGGCGCGAGCCTCGTCATTGTCATGATGTTCCTTCATACGATGCGTGTGTTCTTCACCGGTTCGTATAAGGCTCCGCGCGAGATGAACTGGGTAGTGGGGATGCTGATTTTCTTCGTCATGCTGGGACTGGGACTGACCGGTTACCTGCTTCCGTGGGACAATAAGGCGTACTTCGCCACCAAGGTTACGCTGGAGATCGCCAATTCGGTTCCGTTCATGGGGCCGGTGCTCAAGGAGCTGATGCAGGGCGGCAATATTGCCGGCGCCGAGACGCTGACCCGGTTCTTCGCCTTACATGTATTCTTCCTCCCGGCGGTTCTGCTTATACTGCTTGTCGGGCACTTCATTATGATCCGCAGACAAGGCATATCCGGTCCGCTATAA